CATGTCCTTCTTTCATGGTCTCCAGCGCCAGGATATTTTCCATTGGGGAAAAATATGAACTGGAGGTGATGGCGCTGAGTCGGCACATGCTTCCTCCTTTTGATTGTGATGACACTTCAGGCCGAAAGGGTTAAAATCTGTAATAGAGACTTAATGAATTCTGCCGGGCAATCGTTTTCCCAGCATATTATATTCTTACTTTAGTTCGTGGACATTTTCAATATAGGGGGGTTATTATCAGTTTGGAAATTTTGTAAGCGTTCACAGGGCACAGCATCTGCTTTGTTGTCGGACACTTGAAGTACAGGAAGTACGTCTGCGTATCCTCCGCCTCGCATCTGCAGCACCCTGTAAACGCTTACAGCTCGGTAGGTTGCGATAAAACTGGCGTTGTAACCCCGTGAACGGTTACGAAGTTTTGATGGTTGAATAATGATTTCTAATGAAAGGATAATTTAATGCCAAGACGTGATGACATCAAGAAAGTCATGATTATAAGCTCCGGGCCAATTATTATAGGCCAGGCTTGCGAGTTCGACTATTCCGGCACCCAGGCCTGCAAGGCCCTTCGCAAACTCGGTTATGAGATAGTGCTGGTCAATTCCAACCCTGCAACCATTATGACAGACCCCGGAATGGCAGACGTGACCTATATCGAGCCTTTGAATCTCCAGGCCATGGAGGAAATCATAGAAGTGGAAAGGCCGGATGCCCTTCTTCCAAACCTGGGCGGCCAGACCGGCCTGAACCTTTCTTCAGAGCTGGCCCGAACGGGCGTGCTGGATAAATACGGTGTCAAGATAATCGGCGTTGAGGTCGATGCCATCAAGCGCGGCGAGGACCGGATCGCATTCAAGGAGACCATGGACAGCCTCGGCATAGAGATGCCAAGGAGTAAACCGGCCTTCAGTGTAGAGGAGGCCGAGGAAATTGCCGCTGAACTCGACTACCCTGTGGTCATCAGGCCTGCCTATACCATGGGAGGAACGGGCGGCGGCCTCGTATATAACGTGGAAGAACTGCGAACCATTGCCAGCCGCGGTATCTCGGCGAGCATGGTGGGCCAGGTGCTGGTGGAGGAGTCTGTCCTGGGATGGGAGGAACTGGAACTGGAAGTCGTGCGCGACGCCAAGAACCAGATGATCACTGTCTGTTTTATCGAGAATGTGGACGCCATGGGCGTGCACACGGGCGATTCCTATTGTACGGCCCCCATGCTCACTATCGACCCGGAACTGCAAAAACAGCTTCAAAAATGGTCGTACGACATTGTCGAGGCCATAAAGGTCATAGGCGGCACCAACATCCAGTTTGCCCATGACCCCAAGACCGGCCGCGTGGTGGTGATCGAAATCAACCCCAGGACCTCCCGTTCCTCCGCCCTGGCTTCCAAGGCGACCGGTTTCCCCATCGCGCTTATTTCCGCCATGCTGGCAGGGGGCTTGACGCTGGACGAAATTCCTTACTGGCGAGAGGGGACCCTGGACAGGTACACACCCTGGGGTGACTATGTGGTAGTGAAGTTTGCCCGGTGGGCCTTTGAGAAGTTTGAGGGCTCTGAAGATAAGCTGGGCACACAGATGCGTGCCGTGGGCGAGGTCATGAGCATCGGCAAGAATTACAAGGAGGCCTTTCAGAAATCGATTCGCTCCCTGGAAAACGGCCGCTACGGACTCGGCTTTGCCAAGGACTTTAATGATAAATCGCTGGATGAATTGATGGAACTTCTGGTCGAGCCATCGAGCGAGCGGCAGTTTATCATGTACGAGGCACTGCGAAAGGGAGCCGGCGTGGAAGCGCTCTATGAAAAGACCTTTATCAAGCCATGGTTTATTGAGCAGATGAAGGAATTGGTGGAGCTTGAGGAAAAGATCCTGCAATACAAGGGGACTGCAGTGCCCGACGATCTGCTGGAACAGGCCAAGAAAGACGGGTTTTCAGACCGGTACCTGTCTGAGATCCTTGAAATCCCTGAAAAAGATATCCGGCATCGGCGCACCTCTCTGGGCTTGACAGAGGCGTGGGAGCCTGTGCCGGTAAGCGGCGTCGAGGATGCAGCCTATTATTTCTCCACCTACAATGCCACTGACAAGGTGAAAACGAGCAACAGGCGCAAGATAATGGTATTGGGTGGCGGGCCTAACCGTATAGGGCAGGGGATCGAGTTTGACTACTGCTGTGTTCACGCTGCTTTTGCATTGCGTGACGGGGGATTTGAGTCGATTATGGTAAACTGCAACCCAGAGACCGTCTCAACCGATTACGACACTTCAGACAAGCTCTACTTCGAGCCGCTTACGGTCGAAGACGTATTGAGCATCTACGAAAAGGAAAAACCCGAAGCGGTGATCGTCCAGTTTGGCGGGCAGACCCCTTTGAATATTGCCAATGAGCTGGCTGAGGCCGGTGTCAAAATCATCGGCACTTCACCTGAGACCATAGACCTGGCCGAGGACCGGGACCGTTTCCGGAAGATGATGAGAAAGCTCGGTATTCCTGAGCCCGAATCGGGTATGGCCAGTACACTGGAAGAGGCTATTGGCGTGGCTGAAAGAATCGGCTACCCCCTCATGGTCCGGCCCTCCTATGTGCTTGGGGGGCGGGGCATGGAGGTTGTCCATGACGAGGGGATGCTAAAGCATTATATGGCCGCAGCCGTGGATGTATCGCCGGAACGGCCGATCTTGATCGACAAGTTCCTTGAAAACGCCATTGAGGCTGAAGCAGATGCCATTTCCGACGGCACTGATGCCTTTGTGCCTGCTGTGATGGAACATATCGAGCTGGCAGGGGTCCACTCGGGTGACTCGGCCTGTGTGATACCGCCCATCAGTATTCCTGCCAGACACATTGATACCATCTGCGAATATACAAAAAGGATCGCAGTGGAACTCGGTGTGGTCGGCCTGATGAATATCCAGTACGCTATTGCCGGCGATATGGTATACATACTTGAGGCCAATCCGCGCGCATCCAGGACCGTGCCTCTTGTTTCAAAGGTCTGCAACATTTCCATGGTCCGCCTGGCCACGCAGCTCATGCTGGGCAAAAAGCTTGCAGACCTGAATATCAGGCCCGTATCGATCCCTCACTTTGGGGTCAAGGAGGCGGTTTTTCCCTTTAACATGTTCCCGGAGGTCGACCCGCTCCTCGGTCCTGAGATGCGATCCACAGGGGAGGTGCTGGGGCTGGCGGACTCTTTCGGCCTGGCCTTTTACAAGGCCCAGGAGGCGACTCAACAAAGCCTTCCTTCTGAGGGGACCGTGCTTATCACAGTGTCAGAGAGAGACAAGCATGCTGCCCTGGAGGCGGCGAAGCAGTTTGACAGGCTTGGCTTTAAGATCAAGGCGACTGAAGGGACTCGCAGATTCCTGGCAGACCACGGAATTCAATCCGAGCTGATCCGCAAGATGCACGAAGGGCGCCCAAATATTGTTGACGGGATAAAAAACAATGAGATTCAACTGATCATCAACACACCCAGCGGCAGACTGAGCAAGTACGACGATTCCTACATCCGAAAGGCGGCAATCAAATATAAGGTACCGTATATAACCACTACGGCTGCGGCCGTTGCCGCCGCCAGGGGAATCGCAGCCTGCCGGAGGGGGCATGGTCGGGTGAAGTCGCTTCAGAGATACCATGGGGATATCGGGTAGATATTACGATGAGAAGAACGACCTGCAGGATATTATCCTTTATGTTGAGATATTTCTAAAAAGCGGCATAACAAATGGAAGAAAACAAACCTGAAACCTATGACAAATATATAAAAGCGCTCACGGATATCAGCCGTGCCATTACCTCAGCCCAGTATCTTGAAGATATTCTGAAGCTGATCGTAATGGTAACGGCAAAGGTAACAGGTGTTGAGATCTGTTCGTTGTGGCTCATAGACGAAAGTGTCGATCCGAAAAAGATCCGGCTGAAAGCGACGCAGGCCATAGCCCCGGATTATCTGAAGGACAGATCTTTGACCATGGACGAAGGAGTGGTCGGTTTTGTGGCTACCCACAACCAACCACTTATTATCAGAGACGTGTCAACAGATCCCAGGTTCAAGGAAAAGGAGATGGCCAAAAAGCTTGGCCTGGTATCCATGGTCAGCGTGCCGCTTCAGGTAAAGGATGAAAAGGTAATCGGGGTGCTCAACTGCTTTACAGCAGAACCCTATGAATTTTCAGAAACAGAGGTAAACCTCATTACAGCAGTCGCCAATCAGGCGGCGGTCGCAATTCTCAACACAGAGCTCATGGTGAAAACCAAGGTGATCAGGGAGGAACTGGAGACCCGAAAGCTGGTGGAGCGGGCTAAGGAAATCCTTATGCGCAGACGCAAAATGGACGGGGATGAGGCTTTTCGCTGGATTCAAAAACGGAGCATGGACTCCCGCAAATCCATGCGGCATGTGGCAGAGGCAGTTCTGCTTTCGGAGGAACTGGAGTAGAAAGGTCTTGACAAGATGGATTAGTAGCCTTAAATATGTCCCGGTTGTTACAGATTTGTAAGGTTTCGTACAAAGGCGTAGGAAGCCGTTTTAAAGCACATGGCTGACAAAGGCGTCCGCCTCCCTTATGGGTGGCGGACGTTTTTTTTGCAGCGGAAACTACAGTTCTGCTTAAACTCTACAGTCAATTTCTAAATTAGGAGGATTTTCTGTTATGTCATTTAGCAAACCCAATTACAGTGCTGCCACGCTGACAACAACACG
This genomic window from Deltaproteobacteria bacterium contains:
- a CDS encoding carbamoyl phosphate synthase large subunit, translated to MPRRDDIKKVMIISSGPIIIGQACEFDYSGTQACKALRKLGYEIVLVNSNPATIMTDPGMADVTYIEPLNLQAMEEIIEVERPDALLPNLGGQTGLNLSSELARTGVLDKYGVKIIGVEVDAIKRGEDRIAFKETMDSLGIEMPRSKPAFSVEEAEEIAAELDYPVVIRPAYTMGGTGGGLVYNVEELRTIASRGISASMVGQVLVEESVLGWEELELEVVRDAKNQMITVCFIENVDAMGVHTGDSYCTAPMLTIDPELQKQLQKWSYDIVEAIKVIGGTNIQFAHDPKTGRVVVIEINPRTSRSSALASKATGFPIALISAMLAGGLTLDEIPYWREGTLDRYTPWGDYVVVKFARWAFEKFEGSEDKLGTQMRAVGEVMSIGKNYKEAFQKSIRSLENGRYGLGFAKDFNDKSLDELMELLVEPSSERQFIMYEALRKGAGVEALYEKTFIKPWFIEQMKELVELEEKILQYKGTAVPDDLLEQAKKDGFSDRYLSEILEIPEKDIRHRRTSLGLTEAWEPVPVSGVEDAAYYFSTYNATDKVKTSNRRKIMVLGGGPNRIGQGIEFDYCCVHAAFALRDGGFESIMVNCNPETVSTDYDTSDKLYFEPLTVEDVLSIYEKEKPEAVIVQFGGQTPLNIANELAEAGVKIIGTSPETIDLAEDRDRFRKMMRKLGIPEPESGMASTLEEAIGVAERIGYPLMVRPSYVLGGRGMEVVHDEGMLKHYMAAAVDVSPERPILIDKFLENAIEAEADAISDGTDAFVPAVMEHIELAGVHSGDSACVIPPISIPARHIDTICEYTKRIAVELGVVGLMNIQYAIAGDMVYILEANPRASRTVPLVSKVCNISMVRLATQLMLGKKLADLNIRPVSIPHFGVKEAVFPFNMFPEVDPLLGPEMRSTGEVLGLADSFGLAFYKAQEATQQSLPSEGTVLITVSERDKHAALEAAKQFDRLGFKIKATEGTRRFLADHGIQSELIRKMHEGRPNIVDGIKNNEIQLIINTPSGRLSKYDDSYIRKAAIKYKVPYITTTAAAVAAARGIAACRRGHGRVKSLQRYHGDIG
- a CDS encoding histidine kinase; translated protein: MEENKPETYDKYIKALTDISRAITSAQYLEDILKLIVMVTAKVTGVEICSLWLIDESVDPKKIRLKATQAIAPDYLKDRSLTMDEGVVGFVATHNQPLIIRDVSTDPRFKEKEMAKKLGLVSMVSVPLQVKDEKVIGVLNCFTAEPYEFSETEVNLITAVANQAAVAILNTELMVKTKVIREELETRKLVERAKEILMRRRKMDGDEAFRWIQKRSMDSRKSMRHVAEAVLLSEELE